In the Helicoverpa armigera isolate CAAS_96S chromosome 15, ASM3070526v1, whole genome shotgun sequence genome, one interval contains:
- the LOC110379952 gene encoding titin isoform X3 — translation MANEEVLGPRKTMFVLVIVVGCFAVLWPRILSPLVLGPSREQLKPNKFDREAGCCEVLFDTDMAVLELINEVCSAAVQSDGKLNPYAAAECRKAVNETCGLDIAAFLKRNENVGKTSKMLVETMKNSNSSCLKEHFGVPVWNLGVHISQNSWTLQDTIKQERPMIRGSGPHPALRERGRAIPPGVPPSPTKNTVAMPPHVRVRSSPLSVYFDLDIKPPPIPGMRPPLGSPGGPVPAPKSSMGFVMPIYTICIIVFFVYTLSKILFKRGGSSPYEPITPDPQFRRRVFRDDSRTTPDKLVVTAISGLVAEVQQQMEASYAQNQQRQEVQDNNARPYTNGTIIHNSGPVHIVASEYREPSKERLETRETKEESPAPEEPVKSTPEDKEPIESEVEKEESIPEEKSEEPQKYDIEETPAAEPVKEEEATEQKEPTPEPKEPTPEPKEPTPEKEDAKTCDNQEVEEEEYEEEEVEIEVEEESPEREVENDTDKLIKLADNVKAEKNGDVRHTEEFLNEETKALAEEKEKQSTPELLEEAIKDKDDDDKENASVKVVGMEVRAHAADGGAAHSHASLPHSHAPHSHASHSHLAAGSHEPHRAHEAEQVQAIYLETEIPQQSRVLVADFAENTAARPKPTKHSPMVVSGKMTLSLIQDAPRDTPERDLESTLDDFTTASALTQNAEKEDESEEEIEEEIEVEEIEEEVEEIEEEEEEEEVPDQKEHKEQKEKGNKTE, via the exons GATGCTGCGAGGTTCTATTCGACACGGACATGGCTGTCCTGGAGCTGATCAACGAAGTCTGCAGTGCAGCCGTCCAAAGTGATGGCAAACTCAACCCTTATGCTGCTGCGGAATGTCGAAAAGCAGTCAATGAGACTTGCGGACTGGACATAGCAGCGTTCCTCAAACGTAATGAGAATGTTGGAAAGACTTCCAAAATGTTAGTCGAGACGATGAAGAACAGCAACAGCTCCTGTCTGAAGGAGCACTTCGGCGTGCCTGTTTGGAATCTCGGAGTTCACATATCACAGAATTCTTGGACACTGCAAGACA CCATCAAGCAAGAGCGTCCCATGATCCGCGGCTCAGGACCTCACCCCGCCCTCCGCGAGAGGGGACGGGCGATACCTCCAGGTGTTCCCCCATCCCCCACCAAGAACACCGTGGCAATGCCTCCTCACGTCAGGGTACGATCCTCACCGCTATCCGTATACTTTGATCTGGATATCAAG CCCCCACCAATCCCCGGTATGCGTCCGCCACTCGGCTCCCCCGGGGGTCCGGTACCTGCACCCAAGTCGTCCATGGGCTTCGTGATGCCGATATACACCATCTGCATCATCGTCTTCTTCGTCTACACTCTTAGCAAG ATTCTGTTCAAACGTGGAGGCTCATCGCCTTACGAGCCCATCACTCCAGACCCTCAGTTCAGAAGACGCGTGTTCAGAGACGACTCCAGGACGACACCTGATAAACTAG TTGTTACCGCCATATCAGGGCTGGTAGCCGAGGTGCAGCAGCAGATGGAAGCGAGCTACGCGCAGAATCAGCAACGACAG GAAGTGCAGGATAATAACGCTCGCCCATACACGAATGGTACAATCATACACAACAGTGGCCCGGTGCATATAGTCGCTAGTGAGTATCGCGAGCCAAGTAAAGAGAGATTGGAAACTCGAGAGACAAAGGAAGAGAGTCCAGCTCCCGAAGAACCAGTTAAATCGACCCCAGAAGATAAAGAACCTATAGAATCAGAGGTAGAAAAGGAAGAATCTATTCCAGAAGAGAAGTCTGAGGAACCTCAAAAGTATGATATTGAAGAAACTCCTGCCGCAGAACCAgttaaagaagaagaagctaCTGAACAAAAAGAACCTACTCCTGAACCGAAAGAACCCACTCCCGAACCGAAAGAACCTACACCAGAGAAAGAAGACGCTAAAACATGTGACAATCAAGaagtagaagaagaagaatatgaGGAAGAAGAGGTAGAGATAGAAGTTGAAGAAGAAAGTCCAGAAAGGGAAGTGGAGAATGACACAGATAAGTTGATTAAGCTAGCAGATAACGTAAAAGCGGAGAAGAATGGAGATGTGAGACATACAGAGGAGTTTTTGAATGAAGAAACGAAAGCATTGGCGGAAGAGAAAGAAAAGCAGTCGACACCTGAACTTCTAGAAGAGGCTATTAAAgataaagatgatgatgataaagaaaATGCCAGCGTGAAA GTAGTAGGCATGGAGGTGCGAGCTCACGCGGCGGACGGCGGCGCCGCGCACTCGCACGCGTCGCTCCCGCACTCGCACGCGCCACACTCGCACGCGTCACACTCGCACTTGGCGGCCGGCTCGCACGAGCCGCACCGAGCG CATGAGGCGGAGCAGGTGCAGGCGATCTACCTGGAGACGGAGATCCCGCAGCAGTCGCGCGTGCTCGTCGCCGACTTCGCTGAGAACACCGCCGCCAGGCCCAAGCCCACCAAGCACTCGCCG aTGGTGGTTAGCGGCAAGATGACGCTATCGCTGATACAAGACGCGCCCCGCGACACGCCTGAGAGAGATCTGG AATCGACACTGGACGACTTCACAACGGCAAGCGCTCTCACACAGAATGCCGAG AAAGAAGACGAATCGGAAGAGGAAATCGAAGAAGAGATAGAGGTTGAAGAGATTGAAGAAGAAGTTGAAGAAATTGAGGAGGAGGAAGAAGAGGAAGAAGTACCCGACCAGAAGGAGCATAAGGAACAGAAGGAGAAGGGAAACAAGACAGAGTGA